TCCGAACGGGATGACCGGGTCGAGCGCGTCGACGGTGTTGACCGAGACGGTTCCGGCGTGCAGGGCGTCGGCGAGACGGTGGGCACGGGCGAGGTCACGGGTCCACACGGAGGCGGCGAGCCCGTACGGGGAGTCGTTGGCGATGCGTACGGCGTCCGCCTCGTCGGTGAACGGCAGCACGGTCAGGACCGGGCCGAAGAGTTCCTCGCGGGCGAGCGGGGCGTCGGGCGTGAGGCCGGTGAGGACGGTGGGATTCACGTAGGCGCCGTCGAGGTCGGGGCGAGTGCCGCCGCAGACCACGCTCGCGCCGTGGCCGGTGACCGCCGAGGACACCGCGTCGGCCAGGCGTCGGGCCTGCCGCTCGTCGACGACGGGGCCGAGCCGGGTGGCCGGGTCGAGGGGGTCGCCGGGCCGCCACGCGGCGGCGTGCGCGGCGACCCGGGCGGTGAACTCCTCGGCGACAGAGGCCTGGACGAGCAGTCGGGTGTTGGCGGAGCAGACCTGTCCGGCGTTGTAGACGAAGCCCCAGGCGGCGCGCTCGGCGGCGGCCTCCAGGTCGGCGTCGGCGAAGACCAGGTTGGGGCTCTTGCCGCCGCACTCGGGCCACACCTGCTTGAGGTTGGACTCGGCGGCGTACGTGAGGAACAGCTTGCCGACCGCGGTGGAGCCGGTGAAGGCGAGGACGTCGACGTCCGGGTGGCGGCCGAGCGCCTGCCCCGCGCTCTCGCCGAGCCCGGGAACGACGTTGAGCACGCCGTCGGGAATCCCCGCCTCGGCGGCGAGGGCGGCCAGCCGCAGCGCGGACAGCGGCGACTGCTCGGCGGGCTTGAGGACGACGCTGTTGCCGGCCGCCAGCGCGGGTGCGAGCTTCCAGGCCGCCAGGTCGAGCGGGAAGTTCCACGGGACGACGGCGCCGATCACGCCGAGCGGGACGCGGCGCACCAGGGCGAGGTTGCCCGGGGCGGTGGGCGCGACCTCGTCGTACAGCTTGTCGATCGCCTCCGCGTGCCAGGCGAAGCAGGCCGCGGCCGACGGCACGTCGACGGTGAGCCCGTCGGTGATCGGCTTGCCCATGTCCAGGCTGTCGAGCAGGGCGAGGTGCTCGGCGTCGGCCGCGACCAGCTCGGCCAGGCGGAGCAGGCGGCGCTTGCGCTCGGTCGGGGCGAGGCGCGACCAGCGGCCGTCCTCGAACGCCGCACGGGCGGCACGTACCGCGCGGTCGACGTCGGTGGCCTGGCAGGAGGCGACCTCGGCGACCGGCTTGGCGGTGGCCGGGTCGACCGTGGTGAACGTGGCGCCGTCGGCGGCGTGGGTCCACTCGCCGTCGATGTACGCCCTGGTCTCGGGGCGCAGCCGGGCGGCCCTGCGTTGCCAGTCGGAGTGGGTGAGGTCGGTCATGAAGAACGGCTCCTGGGTCGGCCCCAGAGCGGGGCGCCGGTGCGGCCGTCGAGCGGCCGGCCAGAGTTCTTTGAATCGGAATTCAAACTATCTACGGCTGGACTGTCAATGGCTGTGGGCGAGAGAATGTGGATTCATTGACCTGGGAAACGGGGAATTAACACCGTGGCAAGACCGAAGAATCAAGGTGCCCGACGCGAGGCGCTCATCGAGGCGGCGGGCCGGGCGATCACGGAGCGGGGTCTGGCCGGGCTGCGGATCAAGGACATCGCGGCCGAGGCGGGCGTCTCCGTGGGATCGGTCCTGTACTACTACCCGGAGCTCGACGACCTCGTCTTCGAGGTGCACCAGGACGCGGTCGAACGGTACCTGACCGCGCGCCTGTCCCACTCCTCCGCCGACGCCGCCGTCGATCCCGCGGAGCGGCTGCGCAGGGCGATCGAGAGCGGACTGCCCCGCGACAGCGACGACGCCACCCACCGCCTGCTCTACGAACTGCACGGGCTCGCCGACCGCAGCCGGCAACACGCCGCACTGATGTCCTCGCTCTTCGCCCGGGAGGTCGCCCTGTACACGACGATCCTCGAAGTCGGGTGCGCGGAGGGTGCGTTCACGCCGTCCACGCCGGTTGCGGACATAGCCCGCGACCTGGTGATGCTGGAGGACGGCTACGGCCTGCACATCGTCGGCCGTAACCCGGCCGTGGACCACGACACGGCCAGCGACGCCCTGGCCGGCCTCGCCCGGACGCTCACCGGCTGCTCCCGCCTGTGAGCCGCTTCCGCTCGTGCGGGGGCGACGACGGTCACGCCGGTGGGGCGCTGCCCATCGCGGCGAACGTTGCGCAGTGGGCTGTGCCACCACGGCGCGAGCCCGACTTGGATCGGCAGAGCAGGGCTTTTGCTCAATGTGCATCTGTTGATCAGATGTAATCTGGGGGATGTGACAGCACCGGTCGGGTTCACCCTCGTTCAGTTGCGGTACTTCGTCGTCGCGGCGGAGTCCGGTTCCATGACGGCTGCGGCGGAGCGGCTGCACATCGCCCAGTCCGCGGTCTCCACGGCCGTGTCCAACCTGGAGCGCGACCTGCGGGTGCAGCTGTTCATCCGCCGCCGGGCCAAGGGGCTGACCCTGACGTCGGCCGGGGAGCGGATGCTCCACCAGGCGCGGGAACTGCTCGGCCATGCCCGTGAGGTGGCGGAGGAGGCACGCGGCACCGGCGCCTCGCTGACCGGCACGGTGAGCCTGGGATGCTTCATGACGCTGGCCCCGACCCTGCTGCCCCCGCTGTTCACCGTGTGTGCCGAGCGCCACCCGGACCTCGAGATCTCCGTACTGGAAGCCGAGGCCGAGGAACTCGCACGGGCCCTGCGGGACGGGCGGATCGACTTCGCCCTCACCTATGACCTCGGGTTCGACGGCGAGTTCGTCCGTGAGCCCCTCGCCTCCGCCCCGGCGTACGCGATCGTCCCGCCGGACCACCGCCTGGCCGGCCGTGGTGCCGTCGACCTCGCGGAGCTGGCCGACGAACCACTGGTGCTGCTGGACCTGCCGCACAGCCGCGACTACTTCCGTTCCCTTTTCGGTGCCACCGGAACCAGTCCCCACGTGCGCTACCGCACCCGCAGTTACGAGACCGTCCGCTCCCTGGTGGCTCAGGGGCACGGCTACTCGGTGCTCAACCAGCATCCCGCCACCGATCAGACCTACGCGGGCGGCGTGGTGGTCTGTCTGGACCTGTCCGACGACTACCCGTCTCTGGAGGTGGTGCTCGCCCGCCTCGACGGGGTCCGGCAGTCCGCGCGGGCGCGGGCGCTGATGGACGTCGTGCGCGAGGTGGTGGCGGGCAGCGGACACGGCTGATCCCGCGTGCGTCATGGGGTCGTGGGATCAGCCGCCGGCGCGGAGCAGCTCGGCTGCCCGCTCGGCCAGCATCAGGACGGCGACCACCGGGTTGACCGTGGTCAGGGACGGGAACGCCGATGCGTCGGCCACCCGCAGTCCGCTCGTCCCGCGTACCCGCAGCGACGGATCGAGCACCGCCTCATGGTCACCGTCGGCCCCCATCCGTGCCGTGCACGACACGTGGTAGACGGTGTGACTGGTGGCCCGGACCAGTGCGGAGATCTCCTCGTCGGTGACCACCTCAGGCCCCGGGAAGACCTCACGGCCCACCCACCGCGCCATGGGCGCGGTCGCCGCGATCCGGCGCGCGATCCGGATGCCCTCGACCAGCAGACGCTCGTCATGGCCCTCCGGGTCGGTGAAGTTCCGGTAGTCGATCAGGGGTGCTTCGGCAGGGTCGGCGGAGGCCAGCCGGACGGTGCCCCGACTGTGGGGCCGGGCGACGTTCGGCGTCATGGAGATGCTGTGGCGCGGGATGTCGCAGCCCAGCCGCTCGGCGTGGACCGCGTACGTCATCAAGGGGACGTGCATGAGGATCTGCGGCACGACGGCATCCGGATCGACCCGTGCCATGACACTCATGTCCCAGTCGGTGGCCCCGGTCCCGGGGATCGGCTCGGTGGCCTCCCACACGATCAGGCCCTCGGGATGGTCACTGAGATTGCGCCCCACGCCCGGCGAGTCCAGGACGACCGGGATTCCGAGCGCGCGCAGTTCCTCGGCCGGTCCGACGCCCGAGAGCAGGAGCAGTCGCGGGGTGTCGATCGCTCCCGCGCACAGAACGACCTCGTGCCGGGCCCGGACGGTGTGCGTCGAGCCGTCCGCGCGGCGTACCTCCACGCCGTACGCGCGCCGGTCCGGGGTGAACAGGACTCGCGTGACGCGGGTTTCGAGCAGCGTGCTCAGGTTCGGGCGATCGTCCATGACCGGGTGCAGGTAGTCCACGGAGGACGACGACCGCACCCCCGTCTCCGGGTAGTAGCCGATCTCCAGGAATCCCACGCCGTCCGCGTACGGCCGGTCGTTCCACCGCTCTCGAACCGGGATGTCGAGCGCCGTGGCGGCGGCCTTCACGACGTCTGCGAGATAGGGATTCCGATGTTCTTCGGCGACCGGGACGATGTGGGTGAGCAGCCGGTCGTAGTACGGGAACATCGTTGCCGCGTCCCAGCCGACGGCGCCCCGTTCGACCCAGTCGGAGAAGTCGGCGGCCGGCGGCCGTAGCGCGATCATGGTGTTGTGGGTGGAACAGCCGCCCAGGATCCGGGCCCGGGACTGGCGGATGTGCGAGTTGCCGCGCGGCTGGTGCACGCTGCGGTAGTCGAGGTCGTACTCGCCCTCCAGCATCTCGAACCAGCGGCGGATCTGGAGCGCCCGTGGCTCCTCGCGGTCGCTCGGCCCCCATTCGAGGAGGCCGACCGAGACACCCGGGTCCTCACTGAGGCGGGAGGCGATCACCGCACCGGCGGTTCCGCCGCCGACCACCACGTAGTCGAAGACGCTCTGTGCTGCCTCGCTCATGTCAGCCGGCCGTCTCGACGGCGGGTGTGGGGACGGCCGACACCGGCGCGGGGGTGCGGCGGGCGGAACGGCGGGCGAGGAAGTAGTAGGCGGGGCTGACGACGACCAGTCCGACGATCCAGGAGATGTCCACGCCGCCCAGGGCGTCGGCGACCGGACCGGTGTACATCGTGGTGGCCACGAACGGCACCTGGATCGCGGCGCCGAGCAGGTAACACGCCACCGCGACCACGTTGACCCGTCCGTAGATCCCGCCGTCGGCGCGGAAGAACGAGTCCACGTCGTACTTGCCGTGCTGCAGCAGGTAGTAGTCGACCAGGTTGACCGCGGTCCAGGGAACCAGGACGTACATCAGCAGCAGGATGAAGTTCTCGTAGTGTTCGAGGAAGTTGTCCTTGCCCGCGAGGGCCGTCACCAGAGACAGCAGGAACATCACGGTGGCGGTCACCGCACGGGCGACGCGCCCCGGCGACCAGTGCGGTACGAAGGTCTGGCCGACCGTGATGGTGGACAGGACGCCGCAGTAGAGGTTCATCGCGTTCGTGGCGGCGATGCCGACGGAGAAGACGACGACCACCAGAGTGCTCACCGAACCGGTGAGCGTGGTCAGGCCACCGATGACGTCGTCGCCGACCGCGGCGCCGATGACGGCGCCGAGCAGCATGGGCAGGATCGAGCCCAGTGAACAGCCCGCGTAGCTCGCCCAGAAGGCGGGACGGGAACCGGTGTCGGCCGGCATGTAGCGCGAGTAGTCCGACACATAGGGCGCGTAGGCGATCTGCCACAGGGCGCCGGCGGTGACCGTACCGAGGAAACCGGCCACCGTGGCGCTGCCGTGCGAGGAGAAGTCCTGCGGCAGTCCGTGCACGAAGACGACCCACACGAACGCCAGCAGCAGGGCCGCACCGGACAGCCATGTCATCACGCGGGTGTAGGAGTGGATCAGGTCGTGGCCGAAGATCGTCGCGATCACGCTGACGACGCCCACGAGCACGATGCCGCCGTCCACGTCGATGTGTATGTCGAGCGTGGCGAGCGACTGCCCGGCCAGGACCAGGTTCGAGGCGAAGAACCCGATGTACATGAAGATGACGAGCCCGATCACCAGCAGCGACCCGTACGAGCCGAACTGGCCGCGGGTCTGCACCATCTGCGGCACCCCGAGCTGCGGCCCCTGGGCCGAGTGCAGCGCCATGAGCACCGCGCCCAGCAGATTGCCGATGACGATACCGACGGCTGCCAGCCAGAAGGGCAGTCCGTACACGGTGGTGGCCAGTGCGCCGGTCACCACCGTCAGCACCATGATGTTGGAGCCGAACCAGATGGTGAACAGGTCACGGGCCTTGCCGTGCCGCTGATCCAGGGCGATCGGCTGGATGGTCTTGTCCTCGATGCGCTGAGGCGTCTCGGCCTTTGCCATGGGGGCTCTCCGCTCTTCCGTGGCGTGAAGTGCGGTAACTGTTGCCTGGCAGACTTCCTCTGTCCAATGCTCTTTTCTGTGGAAGTTCCTCTGTTTTCTGAATGCTTCGAGGTCAAGGGCGGATGGGTCGCACGGGTAACGCCGACGAAACGGCGAATTGACCCCTTGATGTCGAGATCGGCGGGGGCGTGTCTCACCGGGCTCGGGGCGGAAGTGAGTGGACGCGCGAGCACGAAGATGACTGGGCGGGCGCCGACTCCCGCTGTCGGTGCGCCGCGGTGATCCTGATCTCGGCCACCGTGCCGTCGCCCCGTAGAGTCAGCGGCCCCGGGCCTTCGTGGCGTACGGAGTCAAGACGGCCGAGCGCTGTCTCCCGCCTGTCCGGTCGGCCGACGGCGATCCCCTCGGTGACGGCCATGACGAGCAGGGTCTCGCCCGCGGCGCACACCATCTCCGCCCCCCGTGCGGCGGCGACGGTGACGATCCGCACATGTGCCGTCGCCCGGCCCCTGCGGGTCATCACATTCATATCGCGCACCGCGCCCGCCTCCAGCCGGCAGTCCGTCGCCGCGTCGCCGGAGAAGGCGAAGGGGCTCAACGGTCCGACCGGATGCGGAGTCCCGTCCACGGTCAGCACCATGCCATCGCCCTCGACCAGGGTGATCACGCGGTCGATCCCGGGAAAGGAAGAGAAGGAGCCTCCCGCGTCCACGTCCGCGACACTCACCCGCCAGTCGAAGCCGCCCTCGGGCTCCGCCGGGACCAGGGGCGCTTGCACGGCGCCCGACGCGACCTCCCGGGTCATACCGCCGCCGTTCTTCCACGGCATGCTGCGGTACTCCCTCCAGCGCAGAACATCTCCACCCATCCGACGCCACCTCACTCTTCCGTCGTCCGGCGGACCGCCATCACCGGCGAACCCGGGCCACCGCCACCGGGCCTCTCGGTCGTCGGGTCGTACGAGCGCGCCAGGCACGTGATCATCGAGTCCAGGGCAAGCCTACGTGCCGGCCCCCGAGCGAAACCATTGCCTGACCAGCAGGAATCAAACGATCATGTTCGGCTTAGAGTCGGCTTCCAAGACAGGCTGCGATGCCGGACAAGCCCCCGCCGGGAACTCGCCGGATTCTTCACCAACCCGGGTTGACGAAGCAGGCCCGCATTCGCCACGAACGCAAACACAAGCTGCAGTGGATGCGGTACGGATGATGTCGGCCACCGGCTGGGGGAAGGGATGCCGGTTCGGCTGCGTGGAGAGTGGTGTGGTGTCAGGTGGTCGGGCTGCCTGCGGCCCACACGCTCCACGCCATGTTCCAATCGCTGAGGCCGTTGTCCGAGGCCAGCATGGTCTTGTCCGCGGAGTTCTTGACGACCACGACGTCACCGATCATCGAGTGGTCGAAGAACCACGCGGCGGGCCGGCTGCCGTCGCCGCCGGCCCTGACATCCTTGAGGCCTACGCAGCCGTGGCTGGTGTTGACCTTGCCGAAGACCGAGTCGGCGCCCCAGTAGTTGCCGTGGATGAATGTGCCCGAGTCGGTCAGGCGCATGGCGTGCGGTACGGCCTTGATGTCGTACGAGGGCTTGCCGTCCTTCTCCGTGAGGCCGACGGTCGCACCGTTCATATGGATCTGCCTGAACTTCTCGGAGATCACCATCTGACCGTTGTACGTCGGGTGCTCGGGGCTGCCTGACGAGATCGGGATGGTCTTGATCGTCTTGCCGTCGCGGACG
The Streptomyces sp. NBC_01485 genome window above contains:
- a CDS encoding purine-cytosine permease family protein, coding for MAKAETPQRIEDKTIQPIALDQRHGKARDLFTIWFGSNIMVLTVVTGALATTVYGLPFWLAAVGIVIGNLLGAVLMALHSAQGPQLGVPQMVQTRGQFGSYGSLLVIGLVIFMYIGFFASNLVLAGQSLATLDIHIDVDGGIVLVGVVSVIATIFGHDLIHSYTRVMTWLSGAALLLAFVWVVFVHGLPQDFSSHGSATVAGFLGTVTAGALWQIAYAPYVSDYSRYMPADTGSRPAFWASYAGCSLGSILPMLLGAVIGAAVGDDVIGGLTTLTGSVSTLVVVVFSVGIAATNAMNLYCGVLSTITVGQTFVPHWSPGRVARAVTATVMFLLSLVTALAGKDNFLEHYENFILLLMYVLVPWTAVNLVDYYLLQHGKYDVDSFFRADGGIYGRVNVVAVACYLLGAAIQVPFVATTMYTGPVADALGGVDISWIVGLVVVSPAYYFLARRSARRTPAPVSAVPTPAVETAG
- a CDS encoding TetR/AcrR family transcriptional regulator — protein: MARPKNQGARREALIEAAGRAITERGLAGLRIKDIAAEAGVSVGSVLYYYPELDDLVFEVHQDAVERYLTARLSHSSADAAVDPAERLRRAIESGLPRDSDDATHRLLYELHGLADRSRQHAALMSSLFAREVALYTTILEVGCAEGAFTPSTPVADIARDLVMLEDGYGLHIVGRNPAVDHDTASDALAGLARTLTGCSRL
- a CDS encoding aldehyde dehydrogenase family protein produces the protein MTDLTHSDWQRRAARLRPETRAYIDGEWTHAADGATFTTVDPATAKPVAEVASCQATDVDRAVRAARAAFEDGRWSRLAPTERKRRLLRLAELVAADAEHLALLDSLDMGKPITDGLTVDVPSAAACFAWHAEAIDKLYDEVAPTAPGNLALVRRVPLGVIGAVVPWNFPLDLAAWKLAPALAAGNSVVLKPAEQSPLSALRLAALAAEAGIPDGVLNVVPGLGESAGQALGRHPDVDVLAFTGSTAVGKLFLTYAAESNLKQVWPECGGKSPNLVFADADLEAAAERAAWGFVYNAGQVCSANTRLLVQASVAEEFTARVAAHAAAWRPGDPLDPATRLGPVVDERQARRLADAVSSAVTGHGASVVCGGTRPDLDGAYVNPTVLTGLTPDAPLAREELFGPVLTVLPFTDEADAVRIANDSPYGLAASVWTRDLARAHRLADALHAGTVSVNTVDALDPVIPFGGFKQSGYGRDLSLHSFDKYTGLKTTWIAYG
- a CDS encoding GMC family oxidoreductase yields the protein MSEAAQSVFDYVVVGGGTAGAVIASRLSEDPGVSVGLLEWGPSDREEPRALQIRRWFEMLEGEYDLDYRSVHQPRGNSHIRQSRARILGGCSTHNTMIALRPPAADFSDWVERGAVGWDAATMFPYYDRLLTHIVPVAEEHRNPYLADVVKAAATALDIPVRERWNDRPYADGVGFLEIGYYPETGVRSSSSVDYLHPVMDDRPNLSTLLETRVTRVLFTPDRRAYGVEVRRADGSTHTVRARHEVVLCAGAIDTPRLLLLSGVGPAEELRALGIPVVLDSPGVGRNLSDHPEGLIVWEATEPIPGTGATDWDMSVMARVDPDAVVPQILMHVPLMTYAVHAERLGCDIPRHSISMTPNVARPHSRGTVRLASADPAEAPLIDYRNFTDPEGHDERLLVEGIRIARRIAATAPMARWVGREVFPGPEVVTDEEISALVRATSHTVYHVSCTARMGADGDHEAVLDPSLRVRGTSGLRVADASAFPSLTTVNPVVAVLMLAERAAELLRAGG
- a CDS encoding LysR family transcriptional regulator, whose translation is MTAPVGFTLVQLRYFVVAAESGSMTAAAERLHIAQSAVSTAVSNLERDLRVQLFIRRRAKGLTLTSAGERMLHQARELLGHAREVAEEARGTGASLTGTVSLGCFMTLAPTLLPPLFTVCAERHPDLEISVLEAEAEELARALRDGRIDFALTYDLGFDGEFVREPLASAPAYAIVPPDHRLAGRGAVDLAELADEPLVLLDLPHSRDYFRSLFGATGTSPHVRYRTRSYETVRSLVAQGHGYSVLNQHPATDQTYAGGVVVCLDLSDDYPSLEVVLARLDGVRQSARARALMDVVREVVAGSGHG
- a CDS encoding HutD/Ves family protein — protein: MGGDVLRWREYRSMPWKNGGGMTREVASGAVQAPLVPAEPEGGFDWRVSVADVDAGGSFSSFPGIDRVITLVEGDGMVLTVDGTPHPVGPLSPFAFSGDAATDCRLEAGAVRDMNVMTRRGRATAHVRIVTVAAARGAEMVCAAGETLLVMAVTEGIAVGRPDRRETALGRLDSVRHEGPGPLTLRGDGTVAEIRITAAHRQRESAPAQSSSCSRVHSLPPRAR